Proteins from a genomic interval of Arachis hypogaea cultivar Tifrunner chromosome 10, arahy.Tifrunner.gnm2.J5K5, whole genome shotgun sequence:
- the LOC112714631 gene encoding NAC transcription factor 25 encodes MDSCQPQLPPGFRFHPTDEELIVHYLKRKASSAPLPVAIIADVDLYKFDPWELPSKATFGEQEWYFFSPRDRKYPNGARPNRAATSGYWKATGTDKPIIASDGQHRLGVKKALVFYGGKPPKGVKTNWIMHEYRLTTTHNNNSISSKSFPSLPSNLPSSNQKKNSLRLDDWVLCRIYEKSNRGNFARTALMEHHDHDDDDDNKDQLSAETTSMIENMSTMSQNSKPTQHYGPLLVQNDDNFFDGILAADHQNHQHHNLPMKRALVNMNNSQFWNETNKRFHCDLNNNTNTVANIANNDEDNTSFVSLLSHNQIPHPTNNASLLGPTVADGVFRQHFQLQTINWNL; translated from the exons ATGGATTCATGTCAACCCCAACTCCCACCGGGATTCAGGTTCCACCCAACCGACGAAGAACTCATCGTTCACTACCTCAAGAGAAAAGCTTCCTCTGCTCCTCTCCCCGTTGCCATCATCGCCGACGTTGATCTCTACAAGTTCGACCCATGGGAGCTTCCAA GTAAGGCCACGTTTGGGGAGCAAGAATGGTATTTCTTTAGTCCGAGGGATCGCAAGTATCCGAATGGGGCTCGCCCAAACAGAGCAGCTACGTCTGGATATTGGAAGGCCACCGGCACTGATAAGCCTATTATTGCGTCTGATGGCCAACACCGACTCGGCGTCAAGAAAGCTCTCGTTTTCTATGGCGGCAAGCCTCCAAAAGGGGTCAAAACCAATTGGATCATGCACGAATATAGACTCACTACTACTCATAACAATAATTCTATCTCATCAAAGTCTTTTCCTTCTCTTCCTTCCAATCTTCCTTCCTccaatcagaagaagaattccttGAGG cttGATGATTGGGTGTTGTGCCGAATATATGAAAAAAGCAACCGTGGCAATTTTGCAAGAACAGCGTTGATGGAGCAccatgatcatgatgatgatgatgacaacaAGGATCAGCTTTCCGCGGAAACAACGAGTATGATAGAAAACATGTCCACTATGAGTCAGAATTCCAAGCCCACACAACATTATGGACCATTGCTGGTTCAAAACGATGACAACTTCTTCGATGGAATCTTAGCCGCtgatcatcaaaatcatcaacatCACAACTTGCCAATGAAGAGGGCACTGGTGAATATGAATAATTCGCAGTTTTGGAATGAGACAAACAAGAGGTTCCATTGTGATCTCAATAACAACACTAACACTGTTGCTAATATTGCTAATAATGATGAGGATAACACTTCCTTTGTTTCACTGCTTAGCCATAATCAGATTCCTCATCCTACTAACAATGCTTCTCTTCTTGGCCCTACTGTTGCTGATGGTGTTTTCAGGCAACACTTTCAACTTCAAACAATTAATTGGAACTTATAA
- the LOC112718120 gene encoding probable 2' cyclic ADP-D-ribose synthase BdTIR — MQRLSATLYRKVARPACDVFINHRGIDTKRNIAGLLYDSLTRNGVRSFLDSKNMKPGDRLFDHIDRAIVGSKVGVAVFSPRYCDSYFCLHELALLMESRKRVVPIFFDVKPSNLRVKDNGTCPPNELRRFDLALQEAKNIVGLTFDSSKGDWSELLRDASDAVMVNLMEVEEERKRMKMRV, encoded by the exons ATGCAGCGTTTGTCAGCAACGTTGTACCGGAAGGTTGCTCGTCCGGCGTGTGACGTGTTCATCAACCACCGTGGGATCGACACGAAGCGAAACATCGCCGGGCTGTTGTACGACAGCCTCACGAGGAATGGTGTAAGATCTTTCTTGGACAGCAAGAATATGAAGCCTGGGGATAGACTCTTTGATCACATTGATAGGGCTATTGTTGGAAGCAAGGTTGGTGTTGCCGTCTTCTCCCCTCGCTATTGCGACTCCTATTTCTGTCTCCATGAGCTCGCTCTGCTCATGGAGTCCAGAAAGAGGGTCGTTCCCATCTTTTTCGACGTCAAGCCTTCGAATCTTCGTGTTAAGGACAATGGAACTTGTCCTCCTAACGAGCTTCGAAGGTTTGACTTGGCTCTCCAGGAAGCTAAGAACATTGTGGGTTTAACCTTTGATTCTTCTAAAGG GGACTGGTCGGAGTTGTTAAGGGATGCTTCGGACGCAGTGATGGTGAACTTGATGGAGGTAGAGGAAGAAAGAAAGCGCATGAAGATGAGGGTGTAA
- the LOC112714633 gene encoding enoyl-CoA delta isomerase 2, peroxisomal — MCSLEKRGTLFILTLTGADGDDQHRLGPQVIASLLSTLSRIAAEAIPGSVLITTAHGRYYSTGFDLIWARKAESGAAAANRLQSMVNSLKPVAAALMSLPMPTIAALNGHAAAAGFLLAICHDYVLMRSDVGVLYMPEVDLGLPLPDYFAAMFRSKIRSPTVMREVVMSGVKVKAAEGVRMGIVDSAHDSAESVVEASMRLAEKLSRRKWVGDVYADIRKNLYPDACAVLDLPLKPLLVSKI, encoded by the coding sequence ATGTGTTCTCTCGAGAAGCGTGGGACCCTTTTCATTCTCACTCTCACCGGCGCCGACGGTGACGACCAACATCGCCTAGGCCCGCAGGTCATCGCCTCCCTCCTCTCCACCCTCTCCCGCATCGCCGCCGAAGCCATCCCGGGATCTGTTCTCATCACCACCGCACACGGCAGGTACTACTCCACCGGCTTCGACCTCATTTGGGCTCGGAAGGCCGAATCCGGCGCCGCCGCCGCCAATCGCCTCCAGTCCATGGTCAATTCCCTGAAGCCCGTCGCAGCGGCTCTGATGTCTCTCCCGATGCCGACAATCGCCGCCCTAAACGGCCACGCAGCCGCGGCTGGTTTCCTTTTGGCGATCTGCCACGACTACGTGCTGATGAGGAGCGACGTCGGCGTGCTGTACATGCCGGAGGTGGACCTAGGGCTTCCGCTGCCGGATTACTTCGCGGCGATGTTCAGGTCGAAGATAAGATCTCCGACCGTGATGCGGGAGGTGGTGATGAGCGGCGTGAAGGTGAAGGCAGCGGAGGGGGTGAGGATGGGGATTGTGGATTCGGCGCACGATAGTGCGGAGAGCGTGGTGGAGGCTAGCATGCGCCTTGCGGAAAAGCTATCTCGTAGGAAATGGGTGGGAGACGTGTATGCTGACATAAGAAAGAACTTGTATCCCGATGCTTGTGCCGTTTTGGATTTACCCCTCAAACCTCTTTTGGTTTCTAAGATCTGA